The Candidatus Hinthialibacter antarcticus genome contains a region encoding:
- a CDS encoding efflux RND transporter periplasmic adaptor subunit has product MGSGRAIQSVRLYPAVSEEVMAINFKAGDKVKKDSILVQFDDREEQLAVQLAQVKLKDAQSLLERYQLAVKDGAVPESDVDSARAAVDIAQVMLGQAKLAVEERKLRAPFDGVVGIPKIDPGERVTTNTLITGIDNRSILHVDFEVPEALALGLKQENTITATTPAFPNKTFTGMIAALESRVDPQKRTIMARARIVNEDDFLRPGMSFMTRLEIKGQEYPTVPEISLQWGRDGSFVWLIRDELADRIPVRVIARTAGDVLVECEANETDQVVIEGLQRLQPGKKVIVASNTQSTQISDISE; this is encoded by the coding sequence ATGGGTTCGGGCAGGGCCATACAATCCGTACGTCTATACCCGGCTGTTTCTGAAGAAGTTATGGCGATCAATTTTAAAGCGGGCGACAAAGTCAAAAAAGATTCGATATTGGTTCAATTTGACGACCGTGAAGAACAGCTGGCTGTCCAACTGGCGCAGGTGAAATTAAAAGATGCGCAAAGTTTACTCGAACGCTATCAATTGGCGGTTAAAGACGGGGCCGTGCCTGAAAGCGACGTCGATTCAGCCCGCGCAGCGGTCGATATCGCCCAGGTCATGCTCGGTCAAGCCAAATTGGCTGTGGAGGAGCGAAAGTTAAGAGCGCCCTTTGACGGCGTGGTTGGCATCCCCAAAATTGACCCCGGCGAGCGCGTTACAACGAACACCTTAATCACCGGAATCGACAACCGGTCAATTTTGCATGTTGATTTTGAAGTCCCCGAAGCATTAGCGCTTGGGCTGAAGCAAGAAAACACGATTACCGCAACCACGCCTGCGTTTCCAAACAAGACGTTTACCGGCATGATCGCAGCGCTTGAAAGCCGGGTCGACCCTCAAAAGAGAACCATTATGGCCCGCGCCCGGATCGTGAATGAAGATGATTTTCTCAGACCGGGTATGTCGTTTATGACCCGTTTAGAAATTAAAGGGCAAGAATATCCAACCGTTCCTGAAATTTCTCTACAATGGGGGCGGGATGGCTCATTTGTCTGGCTGATTCGCGACGAACTTGCGGACCGCATCCCCGTGCGCGTCATCGCGAGAACGGCGGGAGACGTTTTGGTCGAGTGTGAAGCAAACGAAACGGACCAAGTTGTGATCGAAGGATTACAGCGCTTGCAGCCTGGCAAAAAAGTCATTGTCGCCAGCAATACTCAATCCACTCAAATATCCGATATAAGCGAATAA
- the rplL gene encoding 50S ribosomal protein L7/L12: MASEKIEQILELVGGLTLLEAKELADEFEEKFGVTAAAPMAMAMAPGADAAAAEEQSEFDVVLVSPGSQKIKVIKVVRELTDLGLKEAKDLVDNSPKPVKEGVSKDDAESVKAKLEEVGATVEIK; the protein is encoded by the coding sequence ATGGCAAGCGAAAAAATTGAACAAATATTGGAATTGGTCGGCGGCTTGACCCTGCTCGAAGCCAAAGAACTGGCGGATGAATTCGAAGAGAAATTCGGCGTCACCGCAGCAGCCCCAATGGCAATGGCAATGGCGCCCGGCGCTGATGCAGCCGCAGCGGAAGAACAATCTGAATTTGACGTTGTTCTCGTCAGCCCGGGTTCACAAAAGATCAAAGTCATTAAAGTCGTCCGCGAACTGACTGACTTGGGTCTCAAAGAAGCCAAGGATTTGGTTGACAACTCCCCCAAACCCGTCAAAGAAGGCGTCAGCAAAGACGACGCAGAGTCGGTCAAGGCCAAGTTGGAAGAAGTCGGCGCTACCGTCGAAATCAAGTAA
- a CDS encoding histidine phosphatase family protein, which translates to MKTIYFVRHGQTEFNLQKRLQGWRDSPLSSEGTEQVKRVAKAVEQLDAMQGFVSPLGRAQQTAQIIREHVSFDFEALDDLREVSFGDFEGNTLPELDVKFPGQWEQRQNNKWTYCPPGGEANCDAVERGQHAIERFAKEAENGPVLVVAHFAINRIAFSLLAGIEPDTIIQINVPHEVIYRAQDDGNGWQVSHWDTRDKGSSFQAGWITQVRPENQPIGG; encoded by the coding sequence ATGAAAACGATCTACTTCGTCCGACACGGCCAGACAGAATTCAACTTGCAAAAACGATTGCAAGGCTGGCGGGATTCCCCGTTGTCGTCTGAAGGGACCGAACAAGTCAAGCGCGTAGCAAAAGCCGTTGAACAGTTAGACGCCATGCAAGGTTTTGTCAGCCCGTTAGGACGCGCTCAGCAGACGGCGCAGATTATTCGAGAGCATGTCTCGTTTGATTTCGAAGCGCTCGATGATTTGCGTGAAGTTTCGTTTGGAGACTTTGAAGGCAACACGTTGCCCGAACTGGATGTGAAGTTCCCCGGTCAGTGGGAGCAACGCCAGAACAATAAATGGACGTACTGCCCCCCTGGCGGCGAAGCCAACTGCGACGCCGTCGAACGGGGACAACACGCCATTGAGCGCTTTGCGAAAGAAGCCGAAAACGGCCCGGTTTTGGTTGTGGCGCATTTCGCCATCAATCGCATCGCCTTTTCGCTGCTGGCGGGGATCGAACCGGATACCATCATTCAGATCAACGTGCCGCACGAAGTGATTTACCGGGCGCAAGACGATGGAAACGGCTGGCAAGTCAGCCACTGGGACACGCGAGACAAGGGTTCCTCTTTTCAAGCAGGATGGATCACGCAAGTTAGACCAGAAAACCAACCAATTGGTGGTTAA
- a CDS encoding VCBS repeat-containing protein, producing the protein MIKRILLLTMIVLLSGNLTSHSLDFEWTYIPIDDAKQKWGDWDQPEWLRYFGLDFGDVNRDGNIDIISGRYIYQNPGGSMEAPWPRIDLGDNVDAIFFIDADGDPFADIIAQALPNIYWYEAVDKEGTRYTKKLISNIPETSHVNSQGFEKAQITPSGPLELVIASNGNVYCISIPDNPDAVDKWPTNLIAKNTSDEGIGVGDIDNDGDLDIACGRRPEGGDEPLILVWFENPGNVNTHWQDHVVGQTDKPIDRIELGDLNGDSNLEIVISEERYPGLEPDGKLLWFSRQDDIDQTWSKHHVVTQYSMNNLDLADIDNDGDIDIITNEHKGPRLETQLWINDGAAEFTKHILDTGKENHLGSQFVDLDGDGDLDVAGCAWDNYQWMHVWRNDELKTTQAIYEGKPHFVVQTKAATYYYDIEGGGFSRILDIAGADWVSFKRNPWGKYPGSAASSFRGLPNLVWQGEDDGAGHPGHAKCKSWLSGNRIVSESLSGKWRWSWEFFDDHAVLDITKTDMERTYWFLYEGTPGGVFDPAGSYFGTNMSGPLTKTPDFYAKTIMEGRFQWIYAGHNNMNAVFYMAQLKEDNLADVISYLGASDQGVKSEDGMTVFGFGRAKDTKPLLSGPQSFVIGFYPEQIKNESQHERFAEFLNQRLVKF; encoded by the coding sequence ATGATAAAACGAATTTTGTTATTAACGATGATTGTTTTATTGAGTGGAAACTTAACTAGCCATTCATTAGATTTTGAATGGACATACATCCCAATTGATGACGCCAAACAAAAATGGGGCGATTGGGACCAGCCCGAATGGCTGCGCTATTTTGGTTTGGATTTCGGCGACGTGAACCGGGATGGTAATATCGATATCATCTCAGGGCGCTACATTTATCAGAATCCAGGTGGATCAATGGAGGCGCCGTGGCCTAGAATTGATCTTGGCGACAATGTCGACGCCATTTTCTTCATCGACGCCGATGGCGATCCGTTTGCAGACATCATTGCTCAGGCGCTTCCTAATATTTATTGGTATGAGGCGGTCGACAAAGAAGGAACGCGCTATACCAAAAAATTGATATCAAACATACCAGAGACCAGCCATGTCAACAGTCAAGGATTCGAAAAAGCGCAGATCACGCCCAGCGGCCCGCTCGAACTGGTCATCGCCAGCAATGGCAATGTTTATTGTATCTCCATCCCGGATAATCCTGACGCCGTAGACAAATGGCCTACGAACCTGATTGCAAAAAATACATCAGATGAAGGGATCGGCGTCGGGGATATTGATAATGACGGCGACCTGGATATCGCTTGCGGTCGCCGGCCCGAAGGTGGAGACGAACCTCTCATCCTCGTCTGGTTTGAAAACCCCGGCAACGTCAATACCCATTGGCAAGACCATGTCGTCGGTCAAACGGATAAACCCATTGACCGGATTGAACTGGGCGACTTGAACGGCGATAGCAACCTGGAAATTGTCATTAGCGAAGAACGATACCCCGGCCTGGAACCTGACGGAAAGTTGCTTTGGTTTTCTCGCCAAGATGATATTGATCAAACATGGTCGAAGCACCATGTCGTCACTCAGTATTCTATGAACAACCTTGATCTAGCCGACATCGACAACGACGGCGATATCGACATCATCACAAACGAACACAAAGGCCCCCGCTTGGAGACGCAATTGTGGATCAATGATGGCGCCGCAGAATTCACCAAACACATTCTGGATACGGGCAAGGAAAACCACCTAGGATCGCAATTCGTTGATTTGGATGGCGACGGCGACCTGGATGTTGCTGGCTGCGCCTGGGACAACTATCAATGGATGCATGTGTGGCGTAATGATGAATTGAAAACAACACAGGCTATCTATGAAGGGAAACCTCATTTTGTCGTTCAGACCAAAGCGGCGACTTACTATTACGATATTGAAGGCGGGGGTTTTTCTCGCATTCTTGATATCGCTGGCGCCGACTGGGTTTCATTTAAGCGCAACCCCTGGGGAAAGTATCCCGGCTCGGCTGCTTCATCCTTTCGCGGACTTCCTAATTTGGTTTGGCAGGGAGAAGACGACGGCGCCGGACATCCGGGACACGCAAAGTGCAAATCTTGGCTTTCAGGCAACCGCATTGTAAGCGAAAGCCTGAGCGGGAAATGGCGATGGTCTTGGGAATTTTTTGACGACCACGCTGTCTTAGATATCACCAAAACTGATATGGAACGAACGTATTGGTTTCTTTATGAAGGAACGCCCGGCGGCGTGTTTGATCCAGCCGGTTCTTATTTCGGAACGAACATGAGCGGCCCTTTAACGAAGACGCCTGACTTTTATGCGAAAACGATCATGGAAGGGCGATTTCAATGGATATATGCAGGCCATAACAATATGAACGCTGTGTTCTACATGGCGCAGTTAAAAGAAGACAACTTGGCGGACGTGATTTCATATCTGGGCGCCAGCGATCAGGGCGTCAAGAGCGAAGATGGAATGACCGTGTTTGGATTTGGCCGGGCGAAAGATACCAAGCCGCTTCTGTCAGGCCCACAATCATTTGTCATTGGGTTTTATCCTGAGCAAATCAAGAATGAATCTCAACACGAAAGATTCGCGGAATTTTTAAATCAGCGCTTGGTGAAATTCTAA
- a CDS encoding Gfo/Idh/MocA family oxidoreductase: protein MHNRRLFVKSSAFALASAASARRIVGANERINIGCIGLGGRGSWLQRLTMQHIDEYNDGAIVALCDVYAKRLSEAHERCPDAKTYTHHQELLDQPGLDALIVATPDHWHAPITIMAMEKGLDVYCEKPMTLHWEEAKVVAQKAKELKRVLQIGVQALSWSKWHEAKKLIDQGMLGHVVCCQGTYSRNVPNGDWNYYEIDENAGPTGKGLDHLDWKQWLGSAPERPFDSDRYFRFRKYWDYSGGIATDLHYHTVAPFHLAVKNEHPTRVAGMGGIWIHDDGREVPDTFLTAADYPSKYSLTVQSSQANEVGFRTLIRGEKATLFCGADWEGETYDHLKVVPEKPFKDEFVNQWGKEEIIVPNISDEGDGKHVDNFFDCIRSRKAPNCNADLAFKVMTAINLSVRSYREGKVFYYDPEKEAVYSK from the coding sequence ATGCACAATCGCCGACTATTTGTCAAATCATCCGCATTCGCACTTGCCTCAGCAGCGTCCGCTCGCCGCATCGTCGGCGCCAATGAGCGCATCAACATTGGCTGCATCGGCCTTGGCGGGCGCGGCAGTTGGCTGCAACGCCTGACCATGCAGCACATTGACGAATACAACGATGGCGCCATCGTCGCGCTCTGCGACGTGTACGCCAAGCGATTGAGTGAAGCGCATGAGCGTTGCCCAGACGCTAAAACCTATACGCACCATCAAGAGTTGCTCGATCAACCAGGCCTGGATGCGCTCATTGTCGCAACGCCGGACCACTGGCACGCTCCCATCACCATCATGGCGATGGAGAAAGGGCTGGACGTATATTGCGAAAAGCCCATGACCCTGCATTGGGAAGAAGCCAAGGTTGTCGCTCAAAAAGCTAAAGAACTTAAGCGAGTCTTACAAATCGGCGTACAAGCGCTTTCGTGGAGCAAATGGCACGAAGCCAAGAAACTCATTGACCAGGGAATGCTCGGTCATGTGGTTTGCTGCCAGGGAACCTATAGCCGCAATGTTCCGAACGGCGACTGGAATTACTATGAAATTGACGAAAACGCAGGCCCTACAGGGAAAGGATTAGACCACCTCGACTGGAAGCAATGGCTGGGGTCTGCGCCGGAGCGGCCTTTTGATTCCGACCGCTACTTCCGCTTTCGCAAATATTGGGACTATTCAGGCGGCATCGCGACTGATTTGCATTACCACACCGTCGCCCCGTTTCATCTGGCCGTAAAAAATGAACACCCAACCCGCGTGGCTGGTATGGGTGGAATATGGATCCACGACGATGGCAGAGAGGTTCCCGACACGTTTTTAACCGCAGCGGACTACCCCTCGAAATACTCATTGACCGTACAGTCTTCGCAGGCGAATGAGGTTGGGTTCCGTACATTAATCCGGGGCGAAAAAGCGACCCTGTTTTGCGGCGCAGATTGGGAAGGCGAGACCTATGACCACCTGAAGGTCGTCCCGGAAAAACCATTTAAGGATGAATTTGTCAATCAATGGGGCAAAGAAGAAATTATTGTCCCCAATATCAGCGACGAAGGCGATGGCAAACACGTCGACAATTTCTTCGACTGCATCCGCTCGCGCAAGGCGCCTAACTGCAACGCTGACCTTGCGTTCAAAGTTATGACAGCGATCAATCTTTCCGTTCGCTCTTACCGTGAAGGCAAGGTGTTCTACTATGACCCCGAAAAAGAAGCCGTTTACTCAAAGTAG
- a CDS encoding efflux transporter outer membrane subunit, with product MRVDAIKLTNTSVLFCILLALSSCVIGPDYAPPEIQAPERFVSHGVFQNIAERSTLDQISQEEVSAANWWKGFSDPALDQFVNEALYQNYSIAINEARLNDAEAQIRGVASRYKLQTGAFVETSADQRNEFGDASRSSTSGGVAGGLSLNLPLDVFGKNKREVEAAVAELESASAALRGAILRVSANVATEYLRLRGNQRQLSLLKGSVELQEKTLSIVESRFNAGIAPELDLRRAEAAVENLRAEIPALQESLINSRNRIAVLTGRFPGKYNEILQEEKDIPSYNLSIEDKLPIEVLSMRPDVKQAEAEFKSAIAQIGVEMTEWYPAFQIGKQLSLGGTSSSGDPLTGTFIAGLRALIQQVVTDGGARQANIDIAKARAEEALAIYHQTLLDAIEEVEQSLAALQSSLAREIPLSKSVEASTRSAFQAEVLYRQGLASFLDVVDAQRVLASAQQRLASTRTAYAVEIATLFRVLGTSVNLEQERSSSASELDQLYKSEIK from the coding sequence ATGCGAGTTGATGCGATCAAATTAACCAATACAAGCGTTCTGTTTTGTATTTTACTGGCGCTCTCATCCTGCGTGATTGGCCCGGATTATGCGCCGCCAGAAATTCAGGCCCCGGAGCGCTTTGTTTCCCACGGCGTATTTCAAAATATTGCTGAGCGTTCCACGCTCGATCAAATCAGCCAGGAAGAAGTCTCCGCCGCCAATTGGTGGAAAGGCTTTTCTGATCCGGCGTTAGATCAATTCGTCAATGAAGCGTTGTACCAAAACTATAGCATCGCGATCAATGAAGCCCGCTTAAACGATGCCGAGGCGCAGATTCGCGGCGTTGCGTCGCGCTATAAACTTCAAACCGGCGCCTTTGTTGAAACCAGCGCCGATCAGCGAAATGAATTTGGAGACGCCAGCCGTTCATCAACCAGCGGCGGCGTCGCAGGCGGCCTATCGCTGAACCTGCCGTTGGATGTGTTTGGAAAAAACAAGCGCGAAGTCGAGGCGGCGGTCGCCGAACTCGAAAGCGCTAGCGCTGCGCTGCGCGGCGCCATCTTGCGGGTCAGCGCCAATGTCGCGACCGAATACTTGCGGCTGCGCGGCAACCAACGCCAACTGTCATTGCTGAAAGGCTCTGTTGAGTTGCAGGAAAAAACGCTGAGTATTGTAGAAAGCCGCTTTAACGCCGGGATCGCGCCCGAACTGGACCTTCGCCGAGCGGAAGCGGCAGTCGAAAATCTGCGGGCGGAAATTCCTGCGCTTCAAGAATCTCTAATCAATTCTAGAAATAGAATTGCTGTTTTGACGGGCCGTTTTCCTGGTAAATACAATGAAATTCTCCAAGAAGAAAAAGACATCCCGTCGTATAACTTGTCCATTGAAGATAAATTGCCCATTGAAGTGTTGTCGATGCGGCCTGATGTAAAGCAGGCTGAAGCAGAATTCAAAAGCGCAATTGCGCAAATCGGCGTCGAGATGACAGAATGGTATCCGGCGTTTCAAATCGGAAAACAATTGAGCCTTGGCGGAACCAGCAGCAGCGGCGACCCGCTAACGGGAACATTTATCGCCGGCCTTCGTGCATTGATACAACAAGTCGTCACCGACGGCGGCGCCCGCCAAGCCAATATCGATATCGCCAAAGCTCGCGCAGAAGAAGCGCTCGCGATTTATCATCAAACGCTGCTCGACGCCATTGAAGAAGTCGAACAATCATTGGCGGCGTTGCAATCTTCGCTCGCTCGTGAAATTCCCTTGTCAAAATCCGTGGAGGCAAGTACGCGCAGCGCCTTTCAAGCCGAGGTGTTATATCGCCAAGGGCTGGCAAGCTTTTTGGATGTGGTCGACGCGCAGCGCGTACTCGCCTCCGCCCAACAACGATTGGCGTCTACGCGAACGGCCTACGCGGTTGAAATCGCAACTCTGTTTCGCGTGTTAGGAACCTCCGTCAATCTTGAACAAGAGCGGTCAAGCAGCGCATCAGAACTAGATCAATTATACAAATCAGAAATTAAATGA
- the rplJ gene encoding 50S ribosomal protein L10 gives MPIRRSDKVKLSEEYADWVNESSSLLVFDYRGLSVEEFSDLRNKVRDAGGRLRVVRNRMFKRAIESKPFTQMNDLLLGPSAIIFAGESDPVAPAKALVDFAKDHEIIQIKGGSIYDDYLESSQVQLLAKTPTLPELHSKILGSVKAPASAVLGCIKGSSQKLHGLFTAYADKLEQAA, from the coding sequence ATGCCAATACGCAGATCAGATAAAGTAAAACTCAGCGAAGAATACGCCGACTGGGTGAATGAATCGTCTAGTTTGCTGGTTTTCGACTACCGGGGCCTATCGGTGGAAGAATTCAGCGACTTACGAAACAAGGTTCGTGACGCAGGCGGTCGTCTTCGCGTTGTGCGCAACCGCATGTTTAAACGGGCGATTGAATCCAAGCCGTTTACACAAATGAACGACTTGTTGCTTGGCCCCAGCGCAATCATCTTCGCCGGCGAGAGCGACCCTGTTGCTCCAGCCAAAGCGTTAGTTGATTTCGCCAAAGACCATGAAATCATCCAAATCAAAGGCGGTTCGATTTACGACGACTATCTCGAATCCAGCCAAGTGCAATTGTTGGCCAAGACACCGACATTGCCCGAATTGCATTCCAAGATTTTGGGTAGCGTCAAAGCCCCGGCAAGCGCCGTCTTGGGTTGTATCAAAGGTTCAAGCCAGAAACTACACGGCTTATTCACGGCCTATGCAGACAAATTAGAACAAGCGGCGTAA
- a CDS encoding efflux RND transporter permease subunit, which yields MSRIASSFTALGVRRPVLAVVMSLLIILAGISSFLGVDVRELPDVDTPTVSVRATFEGASPETMDTEVTSILEGAVARVQGVKSIRASSEENYCRIFIEFQPHIDIDVASNDVREAINRRMRDLPDDVEDFFIMKGVFNDDSVCELSVYSDVLSKEELAKRVEKDISPHFLSIPGVADVEMSGDQQRVLRVLLDPARMAGLRVAVNEVISCLRNARLDVPAGSYQSEDQELIIRAEATVIQPKRVEELYIRDDVRIGDIGVVFFGPEEAEDYSMLNGRVVIGMGIIRQSGANTITISQAVDEKVAEINQRVNEFHLVKTSDNAIFIKGALKEVLFSLGFSILIVLIVIGVFLGRWRTTLIPAVTIPVSLIGTVAAIWLLGFSINLLTLLALVLATGLIVDDAIVVLENIQRRRHLGLDKMAAAVVGTHQVFFAVVATTLTLVSVFLPISFLPSRTGILFREFGLVLAVAVCISSFVALTLCPMMASRLPDSSKKGFIMSGILNLLAMIGEGLSSLYFQSLRLFLRHKYLALIFVVILAGYGATFFLKIKQELLPQEDRGMVVIMATGPDGASLNYSDRQAEKIEEILYPYQQSGLIKDIYTTVGRYDKNRTLTIATLKHWDERSITQQEFETEINKQLIQIPGVQISIRRGNSLGIRGAGSGISIALTGNDYNEILQVTEKLKSELEKRIPVIDEIQISFDTSQPELSFNINRNRVSDLNISLESISQTLRVMVDRYDVTDLNIDDEAIPIMLGSIQGVADDPGDLLNTFILNRNQELVPLTTLVDIKEAGVAAQLDRHAQRRAIEMNISFPPGNSLGELVNQVREIANEVLPLDIGLLFRGEAETLNENNYEVAATFLIALLVIFLVLAAQFESMGSALIVIFTVPFGLAAAAFALSMSNQTLNVYSQIGFVMLIGLMTKNAILLVEFMDQLREEGRSVDDAIMEGIEVRLRPLTMTVLSTVLGSLPLILSEGPGAEARSAIGWVVFGGLGLSSLFTLYLTPLGYLLIAPWMKPRSHAVQQLEMELRNADPSDITEEALPS from the coding sequence ATGAGCCGCATTGCATCATCATTTACTGCATTGGGAGTTCGTCGCCCCGTATTGGCGGTGGTGATGAGTTTGTTGATTATCCTCGCGGGGATTTCCAGCTTTTTGGGCGTGGATGTCCGTGAATTGCCGGATGTTGACACGCCCACGGTCTCTGTCAGAGCGACGTTTGAAGGCGCTTCGCCCGAAACCATGGATACGGAAGTGACCAGCATTCTTGAGGGGGCGGTCGCGCGCGTACAGGGCGTCAAGTCAATCCGCGCATCCAGCGAAGAAAATTACTGCCGCATTTTTATTGAGTTTCAGCCGCACATTGATATTGACGTCGCCTCGAACGATGTTCGTGAAGCGATCAACCGAAGAATGCGCGACCTGCCGGATGACGTCGAAGATTTTTTTATCATGAAGGGCGTTTTCAATGATGATTCGGTTTGTGAACTGTCCGTCTATAGCGACGTATTATCCAAAGAAGAACTAGCCAAGCGCGTCGAGAAAGACATCTCCCCTCATTTTCTTTCGATTCCCGGCGTCGCTGATGTTGAGATGTCTGGCGACCAGCAACGGGTGTTGCGCGTCTTGCTTGATCCAGCGCGGATGGCTGGCTTGCGGGTTGCCGTCAATGAAGTAATCAGTTGCTTGCGCAATGCGCGACTGGACGTACCCGCCGGGAGTTATCAATCCGAAGACCAGGAACTCATCATTCGCGCAGAAGCGACCGTCATTCAGCCGAAGCGCGTCGAAGAACTTTATATCCGTGACGATGTTCGCATCGGCGATATCGGCGTGGTGTTCTTTGGCCCGGAAGAAGCCGAAGATTATTCGATGCTGAATGGTCGCGTCGTTATCGGCATGGGGATCATTCGCCAGTCCGGCGCCAACACCATTACGATTTCGCAGGCCGTGGATGAGAAAGTGGCTGAGATCAATCAGCGCGTCAATGAATTTCATCTTGTCAAAACGTCAGACAACGCCATCTTTATTAAAGGGGCGCTCAAAGAAGTTCTGTTTTCTTTGGGATTCTCGATCTTGATTGTCCTAATCGTGATCGGCGTTTTTTTAGGCCGCTGGCGAACAACTTTGATCCCGGCTGTCACCATCCCGGTGTCATTGATCGGCACGGTCGCCGCGATCTGGCTGCTGGGGTTTTCGATCAATCTCCTCACCCTGTTGGCATTGGTGCTCGCGACGGGATTGATTGTTGACGACGCCATCGTCGTTCTAGAAAACATTCAACGCCGGCGCCATTTGGGTCTCGACAAGATGGCGGCGGCAGTCGTTGGAACCCACCAAGTGTTTTTTGCGGTCGTCGCGACAACATTGACGTTGGTTTCGGTCTTTCTGCCCATCTCATTTCTTCCCAGTCGAACGGGAATTCTCTTTCGTGAGTTTGGGCTGGTGCTTGCGGTCGCGGTTTGCATCAGTTCGTTTGTCGCGTTGACCTTGTGCCCAATGATGGCCTCCCGTCTGCCCGATTCATCGAAAAAGGGATTTATCATGAGCGGGATTCTCAATCTTCTAGCCATGATTGGAGAGGGATTGAGTTCTCTCTATTTTCAATCGCTGCGCTTGTTCCTTCGCCATAAATATTTGGCGCTTATTTTTGTTGTGATTTTAGCCGGGTATGGCGCAACATTTTTCTTAAAAATCAAACAAGAGCTCCTGCCACAAGAAGACCGTGGAATGGTTGTAATTATGGCGACCGGGCCGGACGGCGCGTCGCTGAATTATTCAGACCGGCAAGCCGAAAAGATTGAAGAGATTCTTTATCCCTATCAACAATCCGGTTTGATAAAAGATATTTATACAACCGTTGGCCGATATGACAAAAACCGTACGCTGACCATCGCCACTCTCAAACATTGGGACGAACGCTCTATAACACAACAGGAATTTGAGACGGAGATTAATAAGCAACTGATCCAGATTCCTGGCGTACAGATATCCATTCGTCGAGGAAACAGTTTAGGAATCCGGGGCGCAGGTTCGGGCATTAGCATTGCGCTGACGGGAAATGATTACAATGAGATTTTGCAAGTCACCGAGAAATTGAAATCTGAATTAGAGAAGCGCATCCCCGTTATTGATGAAATCCAGATCAGTTTTGACACGTCTCAACCGGAACTCTCATTTAATATCAATCGAAATCGCGTGAGCGATTTGAATATATCTCTTGAATCCATTTCGCAAACATTGCGGGTCATGGTTGACCGCTATGACGTCACGGACCTTAACATTGATGATGAAGCCATCCCCATTATGTTGGGTTCCATTCAAGGCGTTGCAGACGATCCGGGCGACTTACTCAATACGTTTATCCTTAACCGCAATCAGGAACTGGTGCCGCTAACGACTCTAGTTGACATTAAAGAAGCGGGCGTCGCTGCTCAGTTAGATCGTCATGCTCAGCGCCGCGCTATTGAAATGAACATCAGTTTTCCTCCAGGCAATTCATTAGGAGAACTCGTTAACCAAGTCCGTGAAATTGCAAATGAAGTGCTGCCTCTAGACATCGGCCTCCTTTTCAGGGGAGAAGCCGAAACCTTAAACGAAAACAATTATGAAGTGGCGGCGACCTTTTTAATTGCCCTGCTGGTGATCTTTCTCGTGCTGGCCGCCCAGTTTGAAAGCATGGGTAGCGCATTGATCGTTATATTCACGGTACCGTTCGGTTTGGCGGCTGCGGCGTTTGCGCTTTCAATGTCAAACCAAACCTTAAACGTCTACAGCCAGATTGGTTTTGTCATGCTGATCGGGCTGATGACGAAGAACGCCATTCTGCTGGTTGAGTTCATGGATCAACTACGCGAAGAAGGCCGCAGCGTAGACGACGCGATCATGGAAGGAATCGAAGTCCGACTTCGGCCTCTTACGATGACGGTGTTGTCTACTGTACTCGGAAGCCTTCCTCTCATTCTAAGCGAAGGCCCCGGCGCAGAAGCGCGCAGCGCGATTGGCTGGGTCGTGTTTGGCGGGCTCGGGCTGTCCTCATTGTTCACGCTATATCTTACGCCATTAGGCTATTTGTTAATCGCGCCGTGGATGAAACCGCGCAGCCACGCCGTACAGCAGCTTGAAATGGAATTAAGAAACGCGGACCCAAGTGATATCACCGAAGAGGCGCTGCCATCGTGA